GCTATATAAAAAGTCCCCGTGCTACTAACACGAGGACTAAGTTACTTTAATGGTAACTGTTTAAAAAATTTATTTTAAAGCAGCCAAACTCGTCAAGCTATAATTGGTACATGTTTATATGCTTATCAACCATCAACATTATAAAGCTGCTAGGAAGGCCTCGTTAAATGCTGGAATGTCTTTTGGTTCGCGACTAGTAATTAGATTACCATCGATCACAACATCTTTGTCTTCAATGCGTGCACCGGCATAATACAAATCAGGTTGTACAGTTAAGTATGCTGTCATTGTACGACCTTGCACTAACCCGGTTTGAATCATTAATTGTGGACCGTGGCAAATAGATGCCGTTAACTTGTTAGTTGCCAAAAAGAACTTTGTAAATTCGACAAACCGTTGATCCGCACGTAATTGATCTGGTGAAAATCCTCCTGGAATGAACAATGCATCAAAGTCTTGAGGATTCACTTCATCAATGGACTTATCAACATTAATCTGAGTACCATGTTTACCTTCAACAGTGCCTTTTTCAAAGCTGATCGTTGTCACCTCGTGTCCTGCAGACTTAAGAGCCTCTACAGGTTCAGTATATTCAACGTCTTCGACTAGATTAGTCACCAAAACTGCAACTGATTTTGCCATAATAAAATTCCTCCTTTACTTATAGTATATAATACCCGTTGTGCTAGTTGAAATGGGACAATTAAAGTACATAAAAAGCCTGGCAGGCTTACACTTTTAAGTATCCTAAACAAAGAAGTGTGAACGATGTCAAGCCAATGTTATCTTACTCAACCGACAACTATGGTGCAAGCACCTTGGCAACCCTGGGTTGCGGTTGTAACGCCACTATATCAACGTTATGTTTCCTGCAAAATTCGGCAAAGAAAGAATGCTAATCATGCCAAAATATCAGATGTAACTATCATGGCTTTGATGTGTTGGCAGGTATCACTTGGTATCACTAATCAATGTGCTTTTTATCGTCTGTTAGTTGGGTTAGGGCTGACTGGTTTGCCGGAACGATCTCGTTTTAATCGACGGTGCACAGCTATGGGCTGTCTGCTCCAAACCCTGCGGGTTGGCTTAGTTAAACACTGTTTACCATCAGTGACTTACACCATCATAGATAGTTTTCCAATCCCATTATGCCAATCAATTCGTAATCATCGAGCCAAAGTTTTACGCTCACTTGCTGACATTGGCTATAATGCCACCAAGAAACAATGGTTCTATGGTTTAAAGGGACATTTTCAGGTCACCAATCAAGGCATTGTAGTGGCCTATTCAATTTCGGCTGCTTCAATTCATGATATTCGTTTAGTGCCAGAATTGATTGACCAATACGCTTGCTCACATGTTTTGGCCGATGTTGGCTACCTTAGTCAACCACTAAAAGACCAATTAAAGCAACGACACATTGATTTCTGGACACCCAAACGCCGTAACATGCCCCAATCACGACTGAATAGCACCTTATTGAAGCGCCAAAGGCGCATGATCGAAACTTTATTCTCTAAATGGCAGGTTTTATTTCAGGTTGAACATAATCGGGCCCGATGTCTGCGTGGCTTCAAAAGTCGATTAGAACAACTTTTATTCGTAGATACCTGGCAGCTAATTAACTAGCACAACGGGTACCTATATATATCATAGACCACAATAACGCACTTTTTTGTGCCTATCATAAACTTCAGAAAAATAGGTAATAATCATGACAGACCCTGTACGAAAGTATACCCTTGATAAAATACAACAAAAAGATTTTAATTGCGCTTTCTGTTATGGAGTAGTTACTTGTTGAATTTGTTGTTGCAAGCCTTGATACGACTTATTAAGTGTTTGGGCTGATAGCTTTTTTAAATCATGCTCAGGCTCTTTTTGTGTTTCTTGTAAGCCTAATTGTTAAGTTGTGACCTGGTTCGTTCCATTTAAACACTTTAATTATCACATATTCAAAACGTCAAAAAATTTGTATCTAAATATATCTAAGTTTTTTTAATGGTGAGAAACTTTGCCACTTGCAATGCTCGATTAATTACTTAGGTATACAAATGATTATTGTCACAAGACTAAAATAATCTTAATGTTTAAATTTGCTTCACTTCAATAAAAGACCGGCCTGCTCAAACCCAAGGGTTTTAACGGACCGATCTTTATTTACATTAAGGCATCTTTACTTACTTTGAAAAACTTTTAATTTATCTTAGCCAGTTGTTGTGACAAAGTTTCCACTTGTTTAGTCAACTTCTCCAAATCGTGACTTTGGTTGAAAGTTTTTAAATTTTCTTGCACTTGCCGAACACCTTCCTGGACCCTTTCTTGGCCATTAACAGTCAAAGATAGCCAAACAACTCGTCGATCATTTGGATTCACTTGTGATTGAATTAAATTATCTTGAATCAATCGCCAAGTATTCCTGGAAATTAGTGTGCGCGTGACCGTGAATGCATCAGATAATTCACTAGCAGTAGCTTGCCCATGTTGTTCAAGATAGACTAATATTCCCCACTCACGCATTGAAAAGTCAGTTTTGGCCAGTCCTTGCACTAACATCTGGTATGCCTGATTCTGAATAGCTTGCAGGGTTGTTAAGCTCTCAAACTGGTCCTTAATTTGCCGATGATTTAGCATATAATATCATCCTATTCTTTGCGCTGCCGCTTAGTCATTCCGAAGAGTCCTAACAAACTACTCATGGCTAATAGTAATAAGCCACTCAGCGTCATGTGTTGTTGATCAGTTTCACCAGTTTGAGGCAACCGTTGATCCACAAAATTAGTAGCCGCTGCTTGACCAGCCTGAACCGGCTTTGTTGGCGTCGTTGGTTGACTTGGGTTAATTGGTGCCGTAGGTGCGGTTGGTGCCGT
The genomic region above belongs to Lactiplantibacillus paraplantarum and contains:
- a CDS encoding type 1 glutamine amidotransferase domain-containing protein, which encodes MAKSVAVLVTNLVEDVEYTEPVEALKSAGHEVTTISFEKGTVEGKHGTQINVDKSIDEVNPQDFDALFIPGGFSPDQLRADQRFVEFTKFFLATNKLTASICHGPQLMIQTGLVQGRTMTAYLTVQPDLYYAGARIEDKDVVIDGNLITSREPKDIPAFNEAFLAAL
- a CDS encoding IS982 family transposase; translation: MSSQCYLTQPTTMVQAPWQPWVAVVTPLYQRYVSCKIRQRKNANHAKISDVTIMALMCWQVSLGITNQCAFYRLLVGLGLTGLPERSRFNRRCTAMGCLLQTLRVGLVKHCLPSVTYTIIDSFPIPLCQSIRNHRAKVLRSLADIGYNATKKQWFYGLKGHFQVTNQGIVVAYSISAASIHDIRLVPELIDQYACSHVLADVGYLSQPLKDQLKQRHIDFWTPKRRNMPQSRLNSTLLKRQRRMIETLFSKWQVLFQVEHNRARCLRGFKSRLEQLLFVDTWQLIN
- a CDS encoding MarR family winged helix-turn-helix transcriptional regulator — translated: MLNHRQIKDQFESLTTLQAIQNQAYQMLVQGLAKTDFSMREWGILVYLEQHGQATASELSDAFTVTRTLISRNTWRLIQDNLIQSQVNPNDRRVVWLSLTVNGQERVQEGVRQVQENLKTFNQSHDLEKLTKQVETLSQQLAKIN